The sequence below is a genomic window from Qipengyuania flava.
TGCGCTGGATGTCGCATTCGACGCCCAGCCCCGCCTCGACCGCCGCGCGAAAGGCGCTTGGCCCGTTCTCGATCCGACCCGGACCGTGCAGGCCGCGGTGGGCGTAGGTCCACTCGCTCAGCCAACCCGTCCGCGCAGGATCGGGCGTGGCGGCAAAGAAGCGATCAAGCCTTGAGAGCAACAATCGCATCGACCTCGACAGCGGCGTCGAGCGGAAGGACCGGGACGCCGACCGCGCTGCGCGCATGCTTGCCAGCATCGCCGAAGACCTCGGCCATGAGGTCGCTGCAGCCGTTCACGACCTTGGGCTGGTCGGTGAAATCCGGCGTACTGGCCACGAACCCGCCGAGCTTCACGATGCGCTCCACCCGTTCGAGCAGGCCGGCGGCTTTCAGCTGCGCAAGGATCATCATCCCGCAGGCGCGCGCCGCTTCCTGCCCTTGTTCGAGCGTGACGCTATCGCCGAGCTTGCCGGTCACGAGCGCACCATCAACGAAGGGCAGCTGGCCCGAGATGTAAGCCGTGTTCCCGCTCACCACGAGCGGCTGGTAGCTGGCGACGGGGGCGGCGGCTTCCGGCAGGGTAATGCCGAGATCGGCCAGGGTGGTTTCGACGCTCATGCGGGTTCCTTCTCGATTTCGCCCAAGAGCCAGGGCAGCGCATGTTCCCAGGTGTCGATCCGCGCATCGGCATGGCCCGAGGTGTGGGCGCAATCGATATGCGGGGCGAGCATGGGTTCGCCGCACAGGTGCAGCGTGGTGATGGTGCCGACGGTTTCGCGCGCCGA
It includes:
- a CDS encoding RidA family protein, giving the protein MSVETTLADLGITLPEAAAPVASYQPLVVSGNTAYISGQLPFVDGALVTGKLGDSVTLEQGQEAARACGMMILAQLKAAGLLERVERIVKLGGFVASTPDFTDQPKVVNGCSDLMAEVFGDAGKHARSAVGVPVLPLDAAVEVDAIVALKA